The Coleofasciculaceae cyanobacterium genome includes a window with the following:
- the argS gene encoding arginine--tRNA ligase, protein MTSILQQLKDSVSQALVSAFGAELADTDPLVAPTNNPKFGDYQSNVALSLAKPLKQNPRALAQAIIDNLQNEDMCETPTIAGPGFINFKLKYNYIGQLLSQIQPDARLGIPKVQPAQKVIVDFSSPNIAKEMHVGHLRSTIIGDAIARILEFRGYDVLRLNHVGDWGTQFGMLIAYLREAYPEALTTANALDIGDLVSLYKKAKVRFDEDEAFKQTARQEVVKLQTGAEDSRHAWKLLCDQSRQEFQVIYDLLDIDIEERGESFYNPFLEDIVNELKQTGLLEESEGAKCVFLDGFTNKDGDRLPLIVQKSDGGFNYATTDLAAIKYRVKEDRAKRIIYVTDSGQANHFAAVFQVAKKAGVLPEDVEVVHVPFGLVLGQDGKRFKTRSSETIKLKDLLDEAIDRARNDLENRLEEEEREETSEFVDRVSQVVGLSAVKYADLSQNRTSDYKFDYDKMLDLKGNTAPYLLYAYVRPQGVSRKGNINFSQLETNTEIILTEDAELTLAKHILQLEEVIKEVESSLLPNRICLYLFELSQKFNQFYEQCEILEAKLTQRTSRLILADLTARTIKLGLSLLGINVLERM, encoded by the coding sequence ATGACTTCTATTCTCCAACAGCTTAAAGATTCGGTTAGCCAAGCTTTGGTGTCTGCTTTTGGCGCAGAATTGGCCGATACCGATCCTCTTGTCGCGCCCACCAATAATCCTAAATTTGGCGATTATCAATCTAATGTGGCTTTGTCTCTGGCTAAACCCCTCAAGCAAAATCCCCGCGCGCTCGCGCAAGCAATTATCGACAATCTTCAGAACGAAGATATGTGCGAAACACCAACAATTGCCGGGCCAGGTTTTATCAACTTTAAGCTAAAATATAATTATATTGGGCAACTCCTTAGCCAAATTCAGCCAGACGCAAGATTAGGTATTCCCAAGGTACAACCAGCACAGAAAGTTATTGTCGATTTTTCCAGTCCTAACATTGCCAAAGAAATGCACGTGGGACATTTGCGATCGACAATTATTGGTGATGCGATCGCTCGTATTTTAGAATTTAGAGGTTACGATGTGCTGCGTCTTAATCATGTCGGTGATTGGGGTACTCAGTTTGGTATGCTGATTGCTTATCTTAGAGAAGCTTATCCCGAAGCTTTAACTACGGCTAATGCTTTAGATATTGGCGATCTAGTATCTCTATACAAAAAAGCGAAAGTTCGTTTTGATGAAGATGAAGCGTTTAAACAAACAGCCAGACAAGAAGTAGTCAAGCTACAGACTGGCGCAGAAGATAGTCGTCATGCGTGGAAGCTGCTTTGCGATCAATCTCGCCAAGAGTTTCAAGTGATTTATGATTTATTGGATATCGATATAGAGGAAAGAGGAGAGTCTTTTTATAATCCTTTTCTAGAAGATATTGTTAATGAATTAAAGCAAACAGGTTTACTAGAAGAAAGCGAAGGTGCAAAATGCGTTTTCTTGGATGGCTTTACCAACAAAGATGGCGATCGTTTGCCTCTGATTGTGCAGAAGAGTGATGGCGGATTTAATTATGCCACTACAGATTTGGCAGCAATCAAATATCGGGTGAAAGAAGATCGCGCCAAGAGAATTATCTACGTTACCGATTCTGGACAAGCAAATCACTTTGCAGCAGTATTTCAGGTAGCTAAAAAAGCAGGAGTCTTACCTGAGGATGTGGAAGTAGTTCATGTACCCTTTGGCTTAGTTTTAGGTCAAGATGGCAAAAGATTCAAGACTCGTTCGAGTGAAACAATTAAGCTTAAAGATTTGTTAGATGAAGCAATAGATCGCGCTCGTAATGATTTAGAAAATAGACTCGAAGAAGAAGAAAGAGAAGAAACTTCAGAATTTGTAGATCGTGTATCTCAAGTAGTTGGTTTGAGTGCAGTTAAATATGCCGACTTGAGCCAAAATCGTACCTCAGATTATAAATTTGATTACGATAAGATGCTCGATCTCAAAGGTAATACCGCACCTTATTTACTTTATGCTTATGTACGTCCTCAAGGTGTTAGCCGTAAAGGAAACATTAACTTTTCTCAGCTAGAGACTAATACAGAAATTATTTTGACTGAAGATGCTGAATTAACCTTAGCAAAACATATTTTGCAGCTTGAAGAAGTAATTAAAGAAGTAGAGTCGAGCTTGTTACCTAATCGAATTTGCCTGTATCTATTTGAACTAAGTCAAAAGTTTAATCAGTTTTATGAACAATGTGAAATTTTAGAAGCAAAATTAACTCAAAGAACTTCACGTTTAATCTTAGCCGATCTAACGGCACGTACGATTAAGTTAGGGTTGTCGTTATTAGGAATTAATGTCTTAGAAAGAATGTAG
- a CDS encoding DUF4394 domain-containing protein translates to MQFTADLKTLNSSEPFNSTASGSAIITHEAPSENIRTVNVKVDASGLEDLTAIGGVHVAHIHGQFLGNADKPLLEQGDGAFFEGEGGIAVDSTLPTVEDSDVDGDGFINFIEGRPNYGPVVLDLTSEQIEAAPDGTPPMSHFLQQAEAGEIDPAKLFPSGTEFNLDTTYTFDLTDPDQLRQYNNLMPLNDREIVLHGLTIPLETSEAIDATVMGTAPAGTDLGNGEAFRITAPVAAGEIKPIVPDIALDSKFVALTDDNTLVSFDPANPADTDSVAVTGVDGALLGIDTRPADGLIYGITTANNIYTIDADSGAATYVSTLNMPFEGGTISGFDFNPVADRLRLVGDNDQNFRINVDTGEVTVDGTLAFAEGDTNNGVNPNVTAAAYTNSFDGTDSTELYNIDTLLNDLVLQNPPNDGTLVTAGDLGIDFDTLGGFDILSSPDGENAAFAVSDSTLYTVDLDTGMAFSLGEIGSDNANLQGLTIVSDNSIDDNAENSGLLIDLTGMNDSTVNFTVDRNAGFENTVGFYEVDPQGNVTDPVSGNTINLGDEGYTAAAIANRSDISLTGVNQASSEFTAELAGGKLYAPFLVVDGTIEQLEDGDSSNDPVVHFPFLGANSDNTEHIRSLGDNILGFEDSSNSGDLNYSDLVVKYDFV, encoded by the coding sequence ATGCAATTTACCGCAGATTTAAAGACCCTTAACAGTTCTGAGCCATTTAATTCTACTGCTTCTGGCTCTGCTATTATTACTCACGAGGCCCCTAGTGAAAACATTCGCACTGTAAATGTAAAGGTTGATGCTAGTGGACTAGAAGATTTAACCGCTATTGGCGGGGTTCACGTCGCCCATATCCACGGACAATTTTTGGGTAATGCGGATAAACCGCTTTTAGAACAGGGAGACGGAGCTTTTTTTGAAGGAGAGGGCGGAATTGCCGTTGACTCTACCTTGCCAACTGTCGAAGATAGTGATGTCGATGGCGATGGCTTCATCAATTTTATCGAAGGTCGTCCCAATTATGGCCCAGTTGTCCTTGATTTAACTTCCGAACAGATTGAGGCAGCACCAGACGGGACACCTCCTATGTCTCATTTTCTACAGCAAGCAGAAGCAGGAGAAATCGATCCGGCCAAGTTGTTCCCTTCTGGCACAGAGTTTAATTTAGACACTACATATACTTTCGATTTAACCGATCCAGACCAACTGCGTCAGTATAATAACCTGATGCCTCTTAACGACCGAGAAATTGTGCTCCACGGTCTGACAATTCCCTTAGAGACTTCTGAGGCGATCGATGCAACCGTTATGGGAACAGCACCAGCAGGAACAGATCTGGGTAACGGCGAAGCTTTTCGGATTACTGCCCCCGTAGCAGCAGGAGAAATCAAGCCGATCGTACCCGATATTGCTTTAGACTCGAAATTCGTTGCTTTAACAGACGATAATACCCTAGTATCTTTTGACCCTGCTAATCCTGCGGATACCGATTCAGTAGCAGTTACGGGAGTTGATGGAGCATTACTAGGTATTGATACTCGCCCTGCGGATGGTTTAATTTACGGAATCACGACCGCTAACAACATTTACACTATCGATGCCGACAGCGGTGCAGCGACTTATGTTAGCACTCTGAATATGCCCTTTGAAGGGGGGACTATATCGGGGTTTGACTTTAATCCTGTTGCCGATCGCCTGCGTTTAGTCGGAGACAATGACCAAAACTTTCGGATTAACGTTGACACTGGGGAAGTAACCGTTGATGGCACTTTGGCTTTTGCCGAAGGAGATACTAATAATGGAGTAAATCCTAACGTTACTGCTGCTGCCTATACTAATTCATTTGACGGTACGGACAGCACTGAGCTATACAACATCGATACTCTACTAAATGACCTGGTATTACAAAACCCACCTAATGACGGAACGCTGGTAACAGCAGGAGATCTAGGAATTGATTTTGATACTTTAGGCGGTTTCGATATTCTTTCTTCTCCTGATGGTGAGAACGCTGCTTTTGCCGTTTCTGACTCTACCTTATATACTGTCGATCTCGATACGGGAATGGCGTTTAGTTTGGGTGAGATTGGTTCAGATAATGCTAATTTACAGGGATTAACTATTGTTTCTGATAACAGCATTGATGATAATGCGGAGAATTCTGGGCTACTCATCGATCTTACCGGCATGAATGATTCTACAGTTAACTTTACTGTCGATCGAAATGCTGGGTTTGAAAATACGGTCGGTTTCTACGAAGTAGATCCCCAAGGCAATGTTACTGACCCTGTGTCTGGTAATACCATCAACCTAGGAGATGAAGGTTATACCGCAGCCGCGATCGCCAATCGTTCTGACATTAGCCTCACTGGTGTGAATCAAGCCTCAAGTGAGTTTACCGCAGAGCTAGCCGGCGGTAAACTTTATGCACCTTTCTTAGTAGTCGATGGCACAATTGAACAACTAGAAGATGGAGACAGCAGCAACGATCCAGTCGTGCATTTCCCTTTCCTTGGGGCTAATTCTGATAATACAGAACATATTCGTAGTTTGGGAGACAACATTCTCGGATTTGAAGATTCGTCTAATAGTGGCGATCTTAATTACAGCGATCTTGTGGTTAAATATGATTTTGTTTAA
- a CDS encoding serine/threonine-protein kinase, translating into MTNSSLDLSSQLLNNRYYLHDAIAQSNYSRVFLASDLLRHRKCVVKQLCLNLCPAKVKQAIESMFWQEAQILQKLTGKHPQICQFYGYFSDNDALYLVQEWIPGITLEQKLHQQHKLSESETKEILLSLLSVLECIHRLGIIHRDIKPNNIILRSENNLPVLIDFGVAQKVGDRRKPTIIVGTPGYMSLEQAMGQAAYDNDLYSLGLTAIHLLTGQSPQNVNFEHYEPFFQRNLTTAIARAISPQSNQRFASATEMRSALQYSEERAAVTQPNSSKFKLRLWAIGLIIGAQVAGAYLGWRYLIVELDEQPPINFTDLPQRQLPLLTDDELENTAKPTVLETKNKALQAVIFMPGTSQTKITQALGEPVGRKPGFWANSIAWSYKNIISEGIDLGYIFDTQTNELRQAEIAVPPSTDFSTVRSALNALLSVETLSADLEPGLQAVYQRQKATYNFTTGDLEGIVQRNQQDRIYIAVWSADFH; encoded by the coding sequence ATGACCAACTCTAGCTTAGATTTAAGCAGCCAATTATTAAATAACCGCTATTATCTTCATGACGCGATAGCTCAAAGTAATTATAGCCGAGTCTTTTTAGCTAGCGATCTACTAAGACATCGAAAATGTGTAGTCAAACAGTTGTGTCTTAATTTGTGTCCTGCCAAGGTAAAGCAAGCCATCGAATCTATGTTTTGGCAAGAAGCACAAATATTACAAAAGCTGACTGGCAAACACCCACAAATTTGCCAATTTTACGGTTACTTTAGTGACAATGATGCTTTATATTTGGTGCAGGAATGGATTCCAGGCATCACCCTAGAACAAAAGTTGCACCAGCAGCACAAGCTATCCGAGTCGGAAACCAAAGAGATTTTACTGAGCTTATTGTCTGTTTTAGAGTGTATTCACCGCTTGGGTATTATTCACCGCGATATTAAACCCAATAATATTATTTTACGCTCAGAAAATAATTTACCTGTATTGATTGATTTTGGTGTTGCTCAAAAAGTTGGCGATCGCCGTAAACCAACAATTATTGTGGGAACTCCTGGATATATGTCCTTAGAACAAGCCATGGGTCAAGCAGCCTATGACAACGATCTTTATAGTTTGGGTTTGACGGCAATTCATCTGCTGACAGGACAGTCGCCTCAAAATGTTAATTTCGAGCATTATGAACCTTTTTTCCAGCGTAATTTAACGACAGCGATCGCGCGGGCGATCTCGCCTCAATCTAATCAGAGATTTGCTTCTGCCACTGAAATGCGATCGGCATTGCAGTATTCAGAGGAAAGAGCGGCTGTAACTCAACCAAATTCTAGTAAATTTAAACTAAGATTGTGGGCAATAGGCTTGATTATTGGCGCGCAGGTTGCTGGTGCATATCTTGGTTGGCGTTATCTGATTGTGGAACTAGATGAGCAACCACCCATCAATTTTACTGACTTACCTCAAAGACAATTGCCTTTGCTAACTGATGATGAGCTTGAGAATACTGCCAAACCGACAGTTTTAGAAACTAAAAATAAGGCGCTTCAAGCTGTAATTTTTATGCCTGGAACTTCACAAACCAAAATTACTCAAGCTTTAGGCGAACCCGTTGGGCGCAAACCAGGTTTTTGGGCAAACAGTATTGCTTGGTCTTATAAAAATATTATTTCTGAGGGAATTGACCTCGGATATATATTTGACACGCAAACAAATGAGCTACGTCAGGCAGAAATAGCAGTCCCCCCTTCAACCGACTTCAGCACAGTTCGTTCTGCCCTAAATGCGCTCTTAAGTGTAGAAACACTATCTGCCGATCTAGAACCAGGATTACAGGCTGTATATCAGCGTCAAAAAGCTACTTATAATTTTACGACAGGTGATTTAGAAGGAATTGTGCAGCGTAATCAACAAGACCGTATCTACATAGCGGTTTGGTCGGCAGATTTTCATTGA
- a CDS encoding sigma-70 family RNA polymerase sigma factor, with protein sequence MSSELPSYSCKADADLFLLLQNGQTDILAILYNRHAALVYGIALRLLKNTTEAEDLTQDIFLILTKKCSYDPKRGTLRTYLAILTRSRALDRLRSRSKNQKRLHNQSLNESAKALSESPMVEVSQVERSHEVQQALKQLSTQEQQVLRMAYYQDLSQSEIAKQLNIALGTVKSRSRRGLLKLRQALINLREHS encoded by the coding sequence ATGTCTTCTGAACTACCCAGCTATTCTTGTAAGGCTGATGCAGACTTATTTTTGCTCTTGCAGAATGGGCAGACCGATATCCTAGCCATCTTATACAATCGCCATGCTGCTTTGGTATATGGGATAGCATTGCGACTGCTGAAAAATACTACCGAAGCAGAAGACTTGACCCAGGATATATTCTTGATCCTAACTAAAAAATGTTCTTATGACCCCAAGCGAGGAACTTTACGTACTTATTTAGCAATATTAACGAGATCGCGTGCCTTAGATCGTCTGAGATCCCGCAGCAAAAACCAAAAAAGACTCCACAATCAATCATTGAATGAAAGTGCTAAGGCTTTGTCCGAAAGCCCAATGGTCGAAGTTTCTCAAGTAGAGCGATCGCATGAGGTTCAACAAGCTCTCAAACAGCTGTCAACTCAAGAACAACAAGTATTAAGAATGGCATATTATCAAGACTTAAGCCAGTCAGAGATTGCCAAACAGTTAAATATTGCACTGGGCACAGTAAAGTCAAGATCGCGCCGTGGCTTACTCAAACTGCGTCAAGCTCTAATCAACTTGAGGGAGCATTCTTAG
- a CDS encoding anti-sigma factor: MSTLPPECEQLLISGYVLGNLSPAEALLFEEMLRENPDLIGQITAMQQALDLAYITPEISPPATLGDRVLAAAKAQKVNVETVKPSVNHAEVTNSLQPKLLGKILGAIALATIAILGVANYRLWRTIQTLKTDVDSAIVQNTYLLEGEDLPKTTTAKLIVNPNQLNATLIANNLPVLPPGKVYALWTVVGKNVPYTTDDKGAILTAVFQVNKSGDFKRQIAIFQSHLEPRTINKIAITVENQSAPQAHTGSIFIATRDRS; the protein is encoded by the coding sequence ATGTCAACACTACCACCAGAATGCGAACAATTGCTAATATCGGGTTATGTATTGGGAAATCTAAGTCCTGCCGAAGCTTTGCTGTTTGAAGAAATGCTGAGGGAAAATCCCGACCTAATCGGGCAGATAACAGCCATGCAACAAGCTTTAGATTTGGCTTACATTACTCCAGAAATATCCCCACCAGCCACTTTGGGCGATCGCGTTTTAGCAGCAGCCAAGGCTCAAAAAGTTAATGTTGAAACAGTAAAACCTTCGGTCAATCATGCTGAAGTTACTAACTCACTCCAGCCTAAATTACTCGGTAAAATTTTGGGAGCGATCGCTTTAGCGACAATTGCCATATTGGGTGTCGCCAACTATCGTTTGTGGCGCACGATCCAAACGCTTAAAACTGATGTCGATTCAGCGATCGTTCAAAATACCTACTTATTAGAGGGAGAAGATTTACCAAAGACAACAACAGCCAAGTTGATTGTTAACCCTAACCAACTAAACGCTACTTTGATCGCCAACAATTTACCAGTCTTACCTCCAGGAAAAGTTTACGCTTTGTGGACGGTGGTGGGTAAAAATGTTCCCTATACTACGGACGATAAAGGAGCAATTTTGACTGCGGTTTTTCAAGTAAACAAATCAGGCGATTTTAAGCGACAAATTGCTATTTTCCAATCACATCTCGAACCGAGAACGATTAATAAAATTGCGATTACGGTAGAAAACCAATCTGCCCCTCAAGCCCATACAGGTTCAATCTTTATTGCTACGAGGGATAGATCTTAA